tatttatttgatataataaaattatattttagttaattatttaatactaTATGGTTCAATCAAGGAAAAAAAGTCTTTGATTTtgatcttatttatttaattgcttTCTGCTCCGTCAAAAGATAAAGGCTTCCCTCAACTTTCTTTGGAGAACGTCTTGATTCTTTGATCATATGGTAAAGAACAGGTGGagaaataaatttgtaaacagCCATTTCTGAAGTAAGCAACAAATaaataaggtaaaaaaaaaaaaaaaagaggaggaCAACACTTCACAAACCGACATCAATACAAAGGCAGAGCCAGCCCAGACCACCTTCAACCCACCATCTAAatcctctctttctctttcattcaCTGTTATTTTTGTCTAGATATTCTCCCATTCTCACTCTCTTCAACGCTCTCTGCTCTCTCGATCTCTTTCTCTTTCGCCCTCTGCAACAAACCTTTCTTTCAGCTTATTTAGTTACTTCAATGGCGGTTTTAGTGCTTGTAGTTCTCATTCTTGGCATCGCTGGCCGTTCCAGTAAGCTCTCTTTAACCTACATTTATCACTTTCTGTTTTCGTTTGCAAAGTTTCCTCCTTTTGTCTCTCAACTTGGATCTGcttctgtgtttttttttccataacAAAGCTTCAaactttttcatttcaaattattcaaaaatcttttctttctttacatCAATTTTACAGATCTTCTCCATGGTTTGAAAAACATTGTTTTCTCATGCgtttttcttcctttgtttttCGGAATAGGTGCCAATTGGTGTGTTTGCAAGGACGGTGGAAGCGACGCCGCATTGCAGAAGACATTGGACTATGCTTGCGGCGCTGGAGCCGACTGTAACCCTATAAAATCAAACGGCGCGTGTTACAACCCCAACACTGTGAAGGCTCACTGCAATTACGCCGTTAACAGCTATTTCCAGAAGAAGGGTCAAGCTCAAGGCACCTGTGACTTCTCTGGAACTGCCACTGTCACTACAACTGATCCCAGTAAGCCTCCATTATCACTACCAtacttcctttctttttttacaTTTACCAGAAGATCAAATAACTTTTTCCTGAGAAAATTTACCCTTTTCCCTGTTGATTTTACAGGCACTAATGGCTGCCAATACCCTGCTAGCGCCAGGTATGATTGTGAATGATCTAtcatcttttccatttttaccattttacctGTTTCAAAAAGCCAAGGTCCCCTAAATATTTACTCACACTCAACGAGCCAGAAGTAACATCGCTGATCCaaatattaatagtaatattaatttaCCAATAAcctcaatataaaatttttaataatataagtttAACTTCCgtgttgaatttgagttaacttCGAATTTGGATTTGCTCAAGCTCACCCGGTATAAGAAAAGCCATGTGTCTAGATTTGAGTCTCCCGTGATAATATATaggagtatatatttatttataaatttaaaataaatttatataatattattttttattaaagattcgaatttaattttttttaatattatattattttatcaattttattacgGGGGTAATTGGTTAAAGTTAGGCTGAAGTGGGTACTTGGTTGAGGAAGCTATGTGGGCAGAATAtagaaactaattaaaaaatcaagtggccataataatagaataattaaaacGTAAACATTCCACTTTGGTGCTGCTGGCGTAGTTAAGATTCCTTTGTCTGGTACTTTTTAGCACTCGCCCATTTCTTctgtctttgtttttttttctggaaGAGGAAAAAGGGttgcttttttaaaacatttcagTCTAAATCAACCAGTTTCATTCATGTGGCtcgtatttaaaaattaagaatttgttGTCAAATTTAACACCCATCTTGTTCTTATTTAGCAGAAGACGTTTTTTTGTCATATtgtttaggccaaaagacttaatccCATAGAAAGGTTGGTGTATTTGTGAACTTTCACTTATAAAGTTATagaaatttaaacacttattttctattaaaatttttaaaaataaaattgatatttaaaaaataattaaaaaattaaaattttgtttgattttttctttttaattgaaaaataataattttcttttatataaagtttACTTTTCACCATTTCTCCTTCCTAATCATCTCTCTTGACACTAGGAATTCATTGTCCATAAGATGAATTCCTAGTGTTGGGAGAGATAGGTGGGAAGTGCTAGAATTGGGAGATGAgtgttaaattttcaaactttgtgtagttttttaaaattgatgaaaaaatgagataaaattttagttttttaattttttttaaataacgattttatttttaattttcgtaataaattttaataaataaatagatatttgaatttttaaaattttataagtaagaGTTTGAGAATACATAAAACCTTGGGCCCATTGTTTAATGCATGAGGAAGTTCATAATTATGATAGTCAAatgtgtattaaaattttaattttttatatcatattttataatacacatttaaaaaaaaaaattgatattttgaaaattatttatattaatttatattaataatatatggaattatatattatattatattaatttaatatgttttatggttgtatattattttttatttatattatattagataatatgataaatatgcTCATATTTAGCTTTCTGGAAACTGGTAAAGTCACGAGTGGATGCTGCAGTCGGTGGGATATAATCTGAAGAGTCTTTTACTAATGGACAATAATTTACTAGGATTTAACAGTTCTTTATCtgaaaaaaagtgaaaaataattgaagagaAACAAGCCAGAAAGCGCCAAGACTTGTACAGTGAAAAGAGTTTTGTTTTACAGGCCAAACTGCGTCACAATGGTGACCGTCCACGTGTTGAggataatgatattttattttattttatttttgacactttttaatctattttgatGACAAGCCAAAAAAAGGGGTTCGGTAGGGAGGGAATTCAACTTTTGAACGGTGCGCTGCGGCTTGTCAATGTCAACATTTAAACAGTGAAAAAATGTTGCTTGCAATTTAATGGTGGGGCTCTTGCTTTTGGCTCCTACTTGCTAGCCATCTTTGAGCCTTGAGATTGCATGGTTATTGAGATTTGAgcaaatttttagaaatttgggaTGGTCTATCTCGAGGCTTGTGCATGTCTAGtccaaaaaaaatcttttggtAAATAAAAGCCCTTCACCAAATATACGGAGCATTCATGTCTAGGGATAGCAATGGAGGAGCAGGGTGGATGCCCGGTTCTTCGTCGATTTCTCCTTAGGGGATGTAACCCCATTTCCGGTTcgttgtttatttttattttttaggaaaatgTTTGTTTTAATCTTTTACCCATCCAAAAAAAagttctctttttgttttcaccCCTGTGGcgttttttttcttatatatatatattaaattaaaaattaaaaataattaattatcttaaatattaaaaataatatagtaattatcttaatatatataataaaaatataaataatttagaattataaaaatatattaatattttaaataaaaagggaGGTGAGGGCACATGTATTTCCATCTTTTATTGTGGGTTATTTCAATCTTTAATCTTGtctctttttgtatttttattggaGAATCTTTTTCTTATTAATGTCTTCTTTATAGTAGAGTTACATGTTTAGTCCAAAAGATCATATGAATCTTTTGATCAAACAACTCCTCTCTATTCCGAAAGTGAATGTGGAGCATATACTCACCGTTTTCaccttattttcttttagaCAATGAGCTTGTGGCATGGAAAGCTAGCTCACCGAGTTTGAAAGAAGTGCAAGCGTGTATTTTAATATGTTGCATTTTGCAATCTAGTGTTGTTCATACTATTAATTTTCCCTTGAAATTTTCTGTTTGAATCTCATGATTATGGAcaagtaaatatatttttctgcCCAATTTTTTGACTCAATTTGCTTGCTTCGCTCCTGCAGCACAGTGACTCCAACAACACCTTACACATCAAATACcccaaccaccaccaccaccaccaccaccaccactccATACACCGCAACACCTTCAAATGGAATAATAGGAGTTGGCTCGGGTTTAGGCCCTTCCAGCATTGACAAAGACTACAGTCATGGCGGGTCGAGACTCTCAAACTCTGCCTTGTTGTATTCAGCTATCCTCCTTTTTTCTGGCATAATCCTCATGTGGGGTTAAAAGAAACCAGGAAGTTGAGTCTTCAGCTGGCTTTCAATGTGCATATGTAAGTGGGTGTGCTTGTGTTTCtgttgttaattattaaaagacTTGTTTTAGCCAAGGTTTTGTTCTTTCTTCTCCCCCTTCTACTGGGCAAAGGGGATGAGCCATTTATTCCTTTTAGCCTGTGAAGGTTCTCTTTTGTGCTTCTCTTTCATGATTTGTGTACATCTAGATCTAGAAAGCAGCTCTTTATTATCATCTCATATTTAttagagtttaaaatttatgtcGCTCTTAGTTATTatgtcaataattttaattacattagaATTccttaattattcttttatacaAGAGCTGGGTTTATAGATCCACAAGAAAACTCTTAAGGAAATTGAAACGTTGAACTGAGGTCGAAAGCTTTATTAATATTTGCCAAAAGGATTCCATATACCGTTATTGGTGAATCTTGATATAATGTTAATTCAATAGATGAAATTAAAgcaaatttaaacatttaattagTGATTTTATTTGTCCCACCGATGCACGGATCGTTAAATTCTCTGTGAAATCTCCAAGGTAGTTAGCAGAAATAACAATTTGTCACTATGATATCGAAtgtagttttatctttaatttttaactatacgttattatttgtgtatataatattactttttaattaatttttctagaCTTACCATTGAATCTCAACACAATATCGTtaatgtttagttttcaaatccaATCCTTAGGTCTATGGGTGGGTATAAATTAAAtcgagtttaaaaattttttaattcaagtttaaatcgaataaaaaataaagaataactTAGTTTAAGTGGTTTAAGTTCGAATGAAATTAAGAGTAGTTCAAATAAAATTGGTATAATTTTGTTTCACTtgagtttgattgaatttatagtttgaattcatgacttGAATTTGTGGTTAAAGTTGTGACTTATTTATGAAATTACGTTGTTTTATCCAAtaatggataaaatgatattgtttttgtaattgtttgatataatttgaattgaatcaaatcatccTTGGTTTATAAGCCAAATCGGattgaactttttttaatataagtttgacttgcttttaaaaatgaattgactcttttatcttaaatttgatttgaattcaaactaaataaattcaaattaaactgaatcaaattgagctaattttcaaaattaaatcagcTTAGTTTAGATCCATCTCTACTTAGGATGTGAAACTAGGAACCTTTTTGCAACAACTAAAACGACATTCTTTCTTTTGTGACAAGAAGCCACCTAttgcaaaaaaatgaaacaaatcgGTTACTTCTTGTAATATATGCACAGTATATAACATTACTAcaacaaatgaaacaaaatatgTTAAAGTGTGAATTGAACCTACTATTCATGGATCACACATACCTGACTAAGCAATTGTCAAAATTTAAACCCCTTCCTATGTATGGAAATTATCAATTACGCCCTATTATGCCGATCACACGTGCCGTTTAAATCATATGTATCTAGAAAATATCAGTTAGCCCCCACTATGCAGATCCACGTACctaaataataatgaaatgaaaattttcaataacgCCCTATGGAAAAGGTTAATTACACCCCACTGTGCAAATTTTAACGACCTAAGGCAAATATCATCTTTTTCTAGTATGTGTGATCCAAATACTGAATGTAAATCACacttatcagaaaaaaaataaaattatatgtatatatat
This sequence is a window from Mangifera indica cultivar Alphonso chromosome 20, CATAS_Mindica_2.1, whole genome shotgun sequence. Protein-coding genes within it:
- the LOC123204544 gene encoding PLASMODESMATA CALLOSE-BINDING PROTEIN 3-like isoform X2 codes for the protein MAVLVLVVLILGIAGRSSANWCVCKDGGSDAALQKTLDYACGAGADCNPIKSNGACYNPNTVKAHCNYAVNSYFQKKGQAQGTCDFSGTATVTTTDPSTNGCQYPASASTVTPTTPYTSNTPTTTTTTTTTPYTATPSNGIIGVGSGLGPSSIDKDYSHGGSRLANSALLYSAILLFSGIILMWG
- the LOC123204544 gene encoding PLASMODESMATA CALLOSE-BINDING PROTEIN 3-like isoform X1, which produces MAVLVLVVLILGIAGRSSANWCVCKDGGSDAALQKTLDYACGAGADCNPIKSNGACYNPNTVKAHCNYAVNSYFQKKGQAQGTCDFSGTATVTTTDPSTNGCQYPASASTVTPTTPYTSNTPTTTTTTTTTTPYTATPSNGIIGVGSGLGPSSIDKDYSHGGSRLSNSALLYSAILLFSGIILMWG